The proteins below are encoded in one region of Gambusia affinis linkage group LG07, SWU_Gaff_1.0, whole genome shotgun sequence:
- the LOC122833579 gene encoding uncharacterized protein LOC122833579 isoform X1, with protein sequence MRVMDGMHLIVLPRLCFSELEIFSNSHIFISQKLAHAYSEAELLLHVLWKLFTVSFLLFWQPETFDFDEEHFASQGIRTDTVSLLMKIEQLQAQLKYERRCRILAERELRELKEMNTLMIQMRHTANELRVTLDHVLHGSEAGVEPQNADEGVTFLSDSGAHVGGVHNIPEDDLNFVYLAENIRVPKDLYERVADISDFKKYVGALLMIIFDRDTLATHCLQGRKNNFTGEDSHKPPLPPEILKSLMDHVAEKFGVDTTQIKYAIRTKLNNEDKLLKKRLGLVKAESRASVDQTFCQDASILSRSDAMANDSVF encoded by the exons ATGAGAGTGATGGATGGAATGCATTTAATTGTCTTGCCAAGACTTTGCTTTTCAGAGCTGGAAATATTCTCAAACagccacatttttatttctcagaaactAGCCCATGCTTACTCTGAAGCAGAGCTGTTATTGCACGTTCTTTGGAAACTATTTACCGtctcatttcttctcttttggcAGCCTGAAACTTTTGACTTTGATGAAGAACATTTTGCAAGCCAAGGCATCAGGACTGACACCGTCAGCCTCCTCATGAAAATAGAGCAGCTGCAGGCGCAGCTCAAATATGAGCGGAGATGCAGGATCTTGGCTGAGAGAGAGCTGAGGGAACTCAAAG AGATGAATACGCTCATGATACAGATGAGGCACACAGCAAATGAACTTCGAGTAACTCTGGATCACGTTCTTCATGGAAGTGAGGCTGGAGTTGAACCACAAAATGCTGATGAAGGCGTGACCTTCCTGAGCGATTCTGGAGCTCATGTTGGAGGAGTTCATAATATCCCAGAG gatgACCTTAACTTTGTGTATCTTGCTGAGAATATACGAGTGCCAAAAGATCTTTATGAGCGTGTTGCAGACATTTCTGACTTTAAGAAGTATGTCGGCGCTCTGCTGATGATAATTTTCGACCGAGACACTTTGGCCACTCACTGTCTGCAGGGCCGGAAGAACAACTTCACAGGAGAAGATAGCCACAAGCCTCCTCTCCCACCTGAAATCTTAAAAAGCTTAATGG aTCATGTTGCAGAAAAGTTTGGGGTCGACACTACCCAGATTAAATATGCCATCCGCACAAAGCTGAACAACGAGGACAAGCTGCTGAAGAAGAGGTTGGGGTTGGTTAAAGCTGAAAGCAGAGCATCTGTTGATCAAACTTTCTGCCAAGATGCTTCGATTCTGTCTAGAAGTGATGCAATGGCAAATGACTCTGTGTTCTAG
- the si:ch211-213o11.11 gene encoding probable G-protein coupled receptor: MMEESSTAFTSEYNESTSAWAPMPSAPSRQLGTLPNPQTRFKDLTGMLFMVTLNVLALLANTAVMVVVIKAPHLRKFAFVCHLCAVDLLCAILLMPLGIVSSSPYFAEVVFTVLECQIYVFLNVILIAASIFTITAISVERYYYIVHPMRYEVKMTLKLTLAVVVMVWVASAILGFSTVFGWPSYGQKSISAAHCSLHWSHKDHRRIFSALFSVTCFCLPAVVIFAVYCNVYKVARVAAQQHGPLPSWTNTQVKHRSDSINSQTTIITTHHTLCYPRRITRDRPFIGSKAALTLMIIVGQFLICWLPYFAFHLHLILNSKPHTPNDLEVVVTWLAYSSFAMNPFFYGLLNRQIREELCKLKRCYSAYPTDPAFSCHEGSGHENFLQFLHRTSCTIETRASFAMPSPRTTLDQTGQTGFRIPGQIPEELN; encoded by the coding sequence ATGATGGAGGAGTCAAGCACTGCTTTCACCTCCGAATATAATGAGAGCACCTCAGCATGGGCACCCATGCCCTCTGCTCCCAGCAGGCAGCTGGGCACACTTCCCAACCCGCAGACTCGATTCAAAGACCTGACAGGAATGCTTTTCATGGTGACCCTGAACGTTCTCGCACTTCTGGCCAATACTGCAGTGATGGTAGTCGTGATCAAAGCCCCTCATCTCAGGAAATTTGCCTTCGTGTGCCACCTCTGTGCAGTGGACTTGCTGTGCGCCATCTTGCTCATGCCTCTCGGCATCGTGTCCAGCTCGCCGTACTTCGCTGAGGTCGTGTTTACTGTGCTGGAGTGCCAGATCTATGTCTTCCTCAATGTAATCCTCATAGCTGCCTCTATCTTCACCATCACAGCCATCAGTGTGGAAAGGTATTACTATATTGTCCACCCAATGCGCTATGAGGTCAAGATGACCCTGAAGCTGACCTTGGCTGTTGTGGTAATGGTGTGGGTGGCTTCGGCCATACTGGGCTTTTCCACCGTTTTTGGATGGCCGTCGTATGGGCAGAAATCCATCAGTGCTGCACACTGCTCACTTCACTGGAGCCACAAGGACCACAGGCgtattttttctgctctcttcAGCGTCACCTGTTTCTGTCTGCCAGCTGTGGTGATCTTTGCTGTCTACTGCAATGTGTACAAGGTGGCCCGAGTGGCAGCACAGCAGCATGGGCCTCTGCCCTCATGGACGAACACTCAGGTCAAGCATCGCTCAGACTCCATAAACAGTCAGACGACCATCATCACAACTCACCACACCCTTTGTTATCCTCGCAGGATAACAAGAGATCGGCCTTTTATTGGCAGCAAAGCTGCTCTAACCCTCATGATCATTGTCGGTCAGTTTCTGATCTGCTGGCTGCCTTACTTTGCCTTCCACCTCCACCTGATACTGAACTCAAAACCTCACACCCCTAATGACTTGGAGGTAGTGGTGACCTGGTTGGCATATTCCTCCTTTGCTATGAATCCTTTCTTCTATGGACTTCTAAACAGACAGATCCGTGAGGAGCTGTGTAAGTTGAAGCGCTGCTACTCAGCATACCCAACAGACCCGGCCTTTTCCTGCCACGAGGGCTCAGGCCATGAAAACTTCCTGCAGTTCCTCCATAGGACCAGTTGCACGATAGAGACACGTGCAAGCTTTGCAATGCCCAGTCCCAGAACCACTCTGGATCAAACTGGGCAGACTGGTTTCAGGATACCAGGTCAGATTCCAGAAGAGTTGAACTAG